One stretch of Comamonas testosteroni DNA includes these proteins:
- a CDS encoding ABC transporter ATP-binding protein/permease, whose amino-acid sequence MNSKSPGLESCKHRPGVLRQAFTLTRPYFQSKEKWRAWGLLAAIVGLNLAAVFMLVQINEWNRVFYDALQNKQAEVFWQQLWRFLWLALVYIVIAVYKFYLTQLLQLNWRRWLTEHILQRWLSAKAFYRLELGRYGVDGNAKAPDNPDQRIQEDLNLFTTYTVSLSMGLLNAAVTFVSFVGILWSLSSVVDIGLPALFGGGQLQISGFMVWMAVLYCLVGSAITFWIGKPQVRLNNRQQQLEANFRHHLIRVREHAEAIALDGGERVEGAQIGLRFGDALSNYLNLIKKQKSLGWFTNFFGQAAVVFPFIIAAPRFFSGAIQLGQLMQIGSAFNQVQDSLSWIVNNYSDIAAWRATTERLAGFDESLREQEDSQAGVQLVPSAQLQTRALDVFLPAGGRIVTDASLEIRPGQRLLISGPSGSGKSTLLRALAGIWPYARGQVQRPLDAMFIPQRPYFPDGSLRDALAYPEPAASYSDAELKQVLREAQLPQLQERLDSQAAWNSSLSGGELQRLSVARVLLKRPAWVFADEATSALDNAAEAQIYSRLVQLVQGRGGALVSVAHRDSVTEFHTARWLLQPQQEVREAVLP is encoded by the coding sequence ATGAATTCCAAGAGCCCGGGACTTGAGTCCTGCAAACACCGGCCAGGCGTGCTGCGCCAGGCCTTTACCCTGACCCGGCCCTATTTCCAGTCCAAGGAGAAATGGAGGGCCTGGGGGCTGCTGGCCGCCATCGTAGGCCTCAATCTCGCCGCAGTGTTCATGCTGGTGCAGATCAATGAATGGAACCGTGTGTTCTACGACGCATTGCAGAACAAGCAGGCCGAGGTGTTCTGGCAGCAGCTATGGCGCTTTCTCTGGCTGGCCCTGGTGTATATCGTCATCGCGGTCTACAAGTTCTATCTGACGCAGTTGCTGCAGCTCAACTGGCGGCGCTGGCTGACCGAGCACATATTGCAGCGCTGGCTGTCGGCCAAGGCGTTCTACCGGCTGGAGCTGGGGCGCTATGGCGTGGACGGCAATGCCAAGGCCCCCGACAACCCCGACCAGCGGATTCAGGAGGACCTGAATCTCTTCACCACCTATACCGTGTCGCTGTCCATGGGGCTGCTGAATGCGGCCGTCACCTTTGTGAGCTTCGTCGGCATTCTGTGGAGCCTGAGTTCCGTCGTCGATATCGGTCTGCCGGCCCTGTTCGGCGGCGGACAGCTGCAGATTTCCGGCTTCATGGTCTGGATGGCGGTACTGTATTGTCTGGTCGGCAGTGCGATCACCTTCTGGATCGGCAAGCCTCAGGTCCGTCTCAACAACCGTCAGCAGCAGCTGGAGGCCAATTTCCGCCACCACCTGATCCGCGTGCGCGAGCATGCCGAAGCCATCGCCCTGGACGGTGGCGAGCGCGTCGAGGGAGCGCAGATCGGCCTGCGTTTTGGCGACGCTCTGAGCAACTACCTGAACCTGATCAAGAAGCAGAAGAGCCTGGGCTGGTTTACCAATTTCTTCGGCCAGGCCGCGGTGGTCTTCCCTTTCATCATTGCGGCGCCGCGCTTTTTCAGCGGCGCCATCCAGCTGGGTCAGCTCATGCAGATAGGCTCCGCCTTCAATCAGGTGCAGGATTCGCTGAGCTGGATCGTCAACAACTACTCCGATATCGCTGCCTGGCGGGCCACGACTGAGCGTCTGGCGGGATTTGACGAGAGCTTGCGCGAGCAGGAAGACAGTCAGGCCGGTGTGCAGCTCGTGCCGTCGGCCCAGTTGCAGACCCGGGCTCTCGATGTGTTCCTGCCCGCAGGCGGTCGCATCGTGACGGATGCCAGCCTTGAGATACGGCCGGGCCAGAGGTTGCTGATCAGCGGGCCTTCGGGCAGCGGCAAGTCCACCTTGCTGCGGGCGCTTGCTGGCATCTGGCCCTATGCGCGAGGCCAGGTGCAGCGGCCTCTGGACGCGATGTTCATTCCTCAGCGCCCCTATTTTCCCGACGGCAGCCTGCGCGATGCCCTGGCCTATCCGGAGCCGGCGGCAAGCTACAGCGACGCCGAGCTCAAGCAGGTCTTGCGCGAGGCGCAGCTGCCGCAGCTGCAGGAGCGGCTGGACAGCCAGGCGGCCTGGAACAGCAGCCTGTCGGGGGGAGAGCTGCAGCGGCTGTCCGTGGCGCGAGTCTTGCTCAAGCGTCCGGCCTGGGTGTTTGCGGACGAGGCCACGAGTGCACTGGACAATGCTGCCGAAGCACAGATCTACAGCCGGCTGGTGCAGCTGGTGCAGGGCAGAGGCGGGGCGCTGGTCTCGGTGGCCCACCGCGACAGCGTGACGGAATTCCACACAGCCCGCTGGTTGCTGCAGCCGCAGCAAGAGGTCCGGGAGGCTGTACTGCCCTAG
- a CDS encoding 6-phosphofructokinase, with amino-acid sequence MRVGVLTGGGDCPGLNAVIRAVTKSLINHGQCEVLGIADGFEGLMDASPRVRALSWDEVSGILHIGGTILGTSNSANPLRDAATLAQVGRNVKALALDVVVAIGGDGTMSLAHGLAQVGLQCVGVPKTIDNDIANCERSFGFDTAVATVTESLRRIESTAMSHHRVMIVETMGRHAGWLALESGIAGAADIILLPEIDYDLQSIIKVCQERERRQRYTIICIGEGAKESGQSLTVRERIAHSPDPVRLGGVGHVLRERLQPHLQSEVRTTVLGHVQRGGDPTPFDRVLATQFGHHAAQLVLGGQLGHMVTLQNGRIGSVAIADVANTQRTVPLDSPLLTMARDIGICFGEA; translated from the coding sequence ATGCGCGTTGGTGTGCTGACCGGTGGCGGCGATTGCCCCGGCCTCAATGCGGTGATCCGTGCGGTCACCAAGTCCCTGATCAACCATGGCCAGTGCGAGGTGCTGGGCATTGCCGACGGCTTTGAAGGGCTGATGGATGCGAGCCCGCGCGTCAGAGCTCTGAGCTGGGACGAGGTCAGCGGCATTTTGCATATTGGCGGCACGATCCTGGGCACCAGCAACAGCGCCAACCCGCTGCGCGATGCGGCCACGCTGGCCCAGGTGGGGCGCAATGTCAAGGCGCTGGCACTGGATGTGGTGGTCGCCATCGGCGGCGACGGCACCATGAGTCTGGCCCACGGCCTGGCACAGGTCGGCCTGCAATGCGTGGGGGTGCCCAAGACCATCGATAACGACATTGCCAACTGCGAGCGCAGCTTCGGCTTCGATACGGCCGTGGCCACGGTGACCGAAAGCCTGCGCCGCATCGAGAGCACGGCCATGAGCCACCACCGAGTGATGATCGTGGAGACCATGGGCCGCCACGCGGGCTGGCTGGCGCTGGAGTCCGGTATCGCCGGTGCCGCCGACATCATCTTGCTGCCCGAGATCGATTACGACCTGCAGTCCATCATCAAGGTCTGTCAGGAGCGTGAGCGGCGTCAGCGCTACACCATCATCTGTATCGGCGAGGGGGCCAAGGAAAGCGGCCAGAGCCTGACGGTGCGTGAACGGATTGCGCACAGTCCCGACCCCGTGCGCCTGGGCGGCGTCGGCCATGTGCTGCGCGAGCGCCTGCAACCCCATCTCCAGAGCGAGGTGCGCACCACGGTGCTGGGCCATGTGCAGCGCGGCGGCGATCCGACGCCGTTTGACAGGGTGCTGGCCACGCAGTTCGGCCACCATGCGGCGCAACTGGTGCTGGGCGGCCAGCTGGGCCATATGGTCACGCTGCAGAACGGCCGCATCGGCAGTGTGGCGATTGCCGATGTGGCCAATACCCAGCGCACCGTGCCGCTGGACAGCCCGCTGCTGACCATGGCGCGCGATATCGGAATTTGCTTCGGCGAGGCCTGA
- the purT gene encoding formate-dependent phosphoribosylglycinamide formyltransferase — translation MTTLGTPLSPNATKVMLLGSGELGKEVLIALQRLGVETIAVDRYENAPGQQVAHHARTITMSDPAQLKALIEEVKPDLVVPEIEAIATPMLEELEAAGIITCIPTARAARLTMDREGIRRLAAETLGLPTSPYRFCDSLAELQAAIDGSDGQPAIGYPCVVKPVMSSSGKGQSKIDGPADVAKAWDYAMAGGRVAKGRVIVEGFIDFDYEITQLTVRAKGADGQIETHFCDPVGHVQQAGDYVESWQPHPMHPAALEKSRQIAKAVTDDLGGLGLFGVELFVKGEQVWFSEVSPRPHDTGLVTLCTQWQSEFELHARAILGLPVDASLRNPGASAVIYGGQDAEGLVFDGVEQALAVPGTDLRLFGKPESFVKRRMGVALARASDVEQARVNAKLAASKVRPRLP, via the coding sequence ATGACCACCCTAGGAACCCCTCTCTCCCCCAATGCCACCAAAGTCATGCTGCTGGGCAGCGGCGAACTGGGCAAGGAAGTGCTGATTGCCCTGCAGCGCCTGGGCGTGGAAACCATTGCTGTGGACCGTTATGAAAACGCGCCTGGCCAGCAGGTGGCCCACCATGCGCGCACCATCACCATGAGCGATCCGGCCCAGCTCAAGGCGCTGATCGAAGAGGTCAAGCCCGATCTGGTCGTGCCCGAGATAGAAGCCATTGCCACGCCCATGCTGGAAGAGCTGGAGGCCGCAGGCATCATCACCTGCATTCCCACGGCCCGCGCCGCGCGTCTGACCATGGACCGTGAAGGTATTCGCCGTCTGGCTGCTGAAACCCTGGGCCTGCCCACCAGCCCCTATCGTTTCTGCGACTCCCTGGCCGAGCTGCAGGCCGCGATCGACGGCAGCGACGGCCAGCCCGCCATCGGCTACCCCTGTGTGGTCAAGCCTGTGATGAGCAGCTCGGGCAAGGGCCAGAGCAAGATCGACGGCCCGGCCGATGTGGCCAAGGCCTGGGATTACGCCATGGCCGGCGGCCGTGTCGCCAAGGGCCGCGTGATCGTCGAAGGCTTTATCGACTTCGATTACGAAATCACCCAGCTCACCGTGCGCGCCAAGGGCGCGGATGGCCAGATCGAAACCCATTTCTGCGACCCCGTGGGTCATGTCCAGCAGGCCGGCGATTATGTGGAAAGCTGGCAGCCTCACCCCATGCATCCAGCAGCGCTGGAGAAATCGCGCCAGATTGCCAAGGCCGTCACCGACGACCTGGGCGGCCTGGGTCTGTTTGGCGTGGAACTGTTTGTGAAGGGTGAGCAGGTCTGGTTCAGCGAAGTCTCGCCACGCCCTCATGACACAGGTCTGGTGACGCTGTGCACGCAGTGGCAAAGCGAGTTCGAGTTGCATGCCCGCGCGATTCTGGGTCTGCCTGTGGATGCCAGCCTGCGCAACCCCGGAGCCAGTGCCGTGATCTACGGCGGTCAGGATGCCGAAGGCCTGGTGTTTGATGGTGTGGAGCAAGCCCTGGCAGTGCCTGGCACCGATTTGCGCCTCTTCGGCAAGCCCGAGAGCTTTGTCAAGCGTCGCATGGGCGTGGCCCTGGCGCGCGCCAGCGATGTGGAGCAGGCCCGTGTGAATGCCAAGCTGGCTGCGAGCAAGGTCAGGCCGCGTCTGCCTTGA
- a CDS encoding mechanosensitive ion channel family protein produces MRRLQMRLPDWMQDWLEILIPGVQIFLIILVAWLINWLIKRIISRAGKAYDLPHELLMPLRGVFRWIIIAAAILAILERLGMSATVLWTAFTGFATVGAVAFFAAWSVLSNLFCALLIVTVGPFRLGDYIEVLDTAEKPGAKGRVIDLNMLYITLQDDSAPAGMPNLLQIPNSLIFQRVIRRWKGGMPMVTENTPATSQEEACAVAITTPGGSAAASG; encoded by the coding sequence ATGCGTCGTCTTCAAATGCGCCTGCCCGATTGGATGCAGGACTGGCTTGAAATCCTGATTCCCGGGGTTCAGATCTTTCTCATCATCCTGGTGGCCTGGCTGATCAACTGGCTCATCAAGCGCATCATCTCGCGCGCAGGCAAGGCATATGACCTGCCTCATGAGCTGCTCATGCCGCTGCGCGGCGTGTTTCGCTGGATCATCATCGCCGCCGCCATACTGGCGATTCTGGAGCGCCTGGGCATGTCGGCTACCGTGCTCTGGACGGCTTTCACCGGCTTTGCCACAGTGGGTGCCGTTGCCTTCTTCGCAGCCTGGAGCGTGCTCTCCAATCTGTTTTGCGCGCTGCTGATCGTCACCGTCGGTCCCTTCCGCCTGGGCGACTATATCGAGGTGCTCGACACTGCCGAGAAGCCTGGCGCCAAGGGCCGCGTGATCGATCTCAATATGCTCTACATCACCTTGCAGGATGACAGCGCACCGGCAGGCATGCCCAATCTGCTGCAGATTCCCAACTCACTGATCTTCCAGCGTGTCATTCGCCGCTGGAAAGGCGGGATGCCGATGGTGACGGAGAACACGCCAGCCACCAGCCAGGAAGAAGCGTGCGCCGTGGCAATCACGACTCCTGGCGGCAGCGCAGCTGCCTCGGGCTGA
- a CDS encoding diguanylate cyclase domain-containing protein, which yields MRAALVTELRQAGVTQVLEAENGRTALALFRSERPDLVLLDIRLPGEDGYWVARQLREAEPGEWTPIIFLSGLDNDLDVWRGIEAGGDDYLVKPVKPIVLVAKLRAMRRLLDMRRRLVTVSAELHLANQKLNEMVELDALTGLVNRRGLDRMLHAEIAAARRESRPLTLMLCDLDHFKHFNDTYGHVQGDECLKQVGRLLREVCVRPRDIAARYGGEEFAMILPNTPRSGSMTFARALGQMLKFLKIRPPGAAEDIPLTLSGGITTCIPDEHTSAESMLMRADEALYAAKSQGRNRFFSFEMQMDTIEQRQI from the coding sequence ATGCGCGCTGCTCTGGTGACGGAACTTCGCCAGGCCGGCGTGACCCAGGTGCTGGAAGCCGAAAACGGCCGCACCGCGCTGGCACTGTTTCGCAGCGAAAGACCCGATCTGGTGCTGCTGGACATCCGCCTCCCCGGCGAAGACGGCTACTGGGTCGCGCGTCAGCTGCGCGAGGCCGAGCCCGGGGAGTGGACCCCCATCATCTTTCTCTCCGGCCTGGACAACGATCTTGACGTCTGGCGCGGCATTGAAGCGGGTGGCGACGACTATCTGGTCAAACCCGTCAAACCCATTGTGCTGGTCGCCAAGCTGCGCGCCATGCGCCGCCTGCTGGACATGCGCCGCCGCCTGGTCACGGTCTCTGCAGAGCTGCATCTGGCGAATCAAAAGCTCAACGAAATGGTGGAGCTCGATGCGCTCACGGGTCTGGTCAATCGCCGGGGCCTCGATCGCATGCTGCATGCCGAAATTGCTGCGGCAAGGCGCGAGAGCAGGCCACTGACGCTGATGCTTTGCGACCTCGATCACTTCAAGCACTTCAACGATACCTACGGCCATGTCCAGGGTGACGAATGCCTCAAGCAGGTCGGGCGTCTGCTGCGCGAAGTCTGCGTGCGCCCGCGCGACATCGCCGCACGCTACGGCGGTGAAGAGTTTGCCATGATCCTGCCCAATACCCCGCGCTCCGGCTCGATGACCTTCGCACGCGCTCTCGGCCAAATGCTCAAGTTCCTCAAGATTCGCCCGCCAGGAGCCGCCGAGGATATTCCGCTGACCCTCTCCGGCGGCATTACCACCTGCATTCCCGACGAGCACACCAGCGCCGAATCCATGCTGATGCGGGCTGACGAAGCCCTGTATGCCGCCAAGTCTCAAGGGCGCAACCGCTTCTTCAGCTTCGAGATGCAGATGGACACCATAGAGCAGAGACAGATCTAG
- a CDS encoding class II glutamine amidotransferase codes for MCRWLAYTGNPVSLETMLFHARHSLIDQSLHSRFGATTTNGDGFGLGWYQHPRDMPFRYRCIQPAWHDHNLRELSRAVSAPMFLAHVRAATHTPVQETNCHPFRHRRWMFMHNGMIEDFPLVRRDLLMAIDPQFFTSLEGSTDSETMFLLAMSFGLEHSPVPAIARMAGFVETTARSHGIAHPLSMTVCASDGEQLVAVRYASEGQSPRSLYHSTSFKHLHALYPDDPRIAAVGDDAYLIVSEPLVDLPQAWAQVPESTAIVVRGTQIDYLPFAPIQS; via the coding sequence ATGTGTCGTTGGCTGGCCTATACCGGCAATCCTGTTTCCCTGGAAACAATGCTGTTCCACGCACGCCATTCGCTGATCGACCAAAGCCTGCATTCGAGATTCGGAGCGACGACGACCAATGGCGATGGCTTCGGACTGGGCTGGTACCAGCATCCGCGCGACATGCCCTTTCGCTATCGCTGCATCCAGCCGGCCTGGCACGATCACAACCTGCGCGAGCTGTCGCGCGCCGTGTCGGCGCCCATGTTTCTTGCGCATGTTCGCGCGGCAACGCATACGCCTGTGCAGGAGACCAACTGCCATCCCTTCCGCCACCGGCGCTGGATGTTCATGCACAACGGCATGATCGAGGACTTTCCTCTGGTACGGCGCGATCTGCTCATGGCCATCGATCCGCAGTTCTTCACCTCGCTGGAAGGCTCGACGGACTCGGAGACCATGTTTCTTCTGGCCATGAGTTTCGGGCTGGAGCACAGTCCTGTGCCGGCCATCGCGCGCATGGCGGGCTTTGTCGAGACCACGGCGCGCAGCCACGGGATAGCTCACCCGCTGAGCATGACCGTGTGTGCCAGCGATGGCGAGCAACTGGTGGCCGTGCGCTACGCGAGCGAAGGCCAGTCGCCGCGCTCGCTCTATCACAGCACCTCCTTCAAGCATCTTCACGCGCTCTACCCCGACGACCCGCGCATCGCGGCCGTTGGTGACGATGCGTATTTGATCGTGTCCGAGCCGCTGGTCGATCTGCCGCAGGCCTGGGCACAGGTGCCCGAGTCGACGGCGATCGTCGTGCGTGGCACGCAGATCGACTACCTGCCGTTCGCGCCCATTCAATCCTGA
- the lysS gene encoding lysine--tRNA ligase: MTEQNISSAAENTAPQDENKLIAERREKLKALRESSKANGGVAFPNDFKPEHRAAALIAEHSDKDAEALDAAAVAVSVAGRMMLKRVMGKASFATVQDATGRIQAYVTRDAVGEEVYADFKKWDLGDIISVEGQLMKTKTGELSIKATKIRLLTKSLRPMPDKFHGMADLEQKVRQRYVDLMTDEEARKRFVARSKAVAGIRDFMVEHGFLEVETPMLHPIPGGANAKPFITHHNALDQEMYLRIAPELYLKRLIVGGFERVFEINRNFRNEGISVRHNPEFTMMEFYAAYWNYQDLMDYTEKLIRDAAIKAVGTLSLSYGGKPVDLAKPFERLTIPEAIVKYTEAGDNVANREWLTNALKKLGMKEDKDKLSTRTLASLQVLYFEEVVEEKLWNPTFIMEHPTEISPLARANDERPEVTERFELYITGREFGNGFSELNDAEDQAARFNAQVEAKDGGDDEAMYFDHDFVRALEYGMPPTGGCGIGIDRFMMLLTDSASIRDVILFPALRREQ; this comes from the coding sequence ATGACTGAACAAAACATCTCTTCTGCGGCAGAAAACACCGCCCCTCAGGACGAAAACAAACTCATCGCCGAGCGCCGCGAAAAACTCAAAGCCCTGCGCGAGTCCTCCAAGGCCAACGGCGGCGTTGCCTTTCCCAACGATTTCAAGCCCGAGCACCGCGCCGCAGCCCTGATCGCCGAGCACAGCGACAAGGATGCCGAAGCTCTGGACGCTGCAGCCGTCGCCGTCAGCGTGGCTGGCCGCATGATGCTCAAGCGCGTGATGGGCAAGGCCAGCTTTGCCACCGTACAGGACGCCACGGGTCGTATCCAGGCCTATGTCACCCGCGATGCCGTGGGTGAAGAGGTCTACGCCGACTTCAAGAAATGGGATCTGGGCGACATCATCTCCGTCGAAGGTCAGCTGATGAAGACCAAGACCGGCGAGCTGTCGATCAAGGCCACGAAAATCCGCCTGCTCACCAAGAGCCTGCGCCCCATGCCCGACAAGTTCCACGGCATGGCAGACCTGGAGCAGAAGGTGCGCCAGCGCTATGTGGACCTGATGACCGACGAGGAGGCTCGCAAGCGCTTCGTGGCCCGCAGCAAGGCTGTGGCCGGCATCCGCGACTTCATGGTCGAACACGGCTTCCTCGAAGTCGAGACACCCATGCTGCACCCCATCCCCGGCGGTGCCAATGCCAAGCCCTTCATCACCCACCACAATGCGCTGGACCAGGAGATGTACCTGCGCATCGCGCCTGAGCTCTACCTCAAGCGCCTGATCGTCGGCGGCTTCGAGCGCGTGTTCGAGATCAACCGCAACTTCCGCAACGAAGGTATCTCGGTGCGCCACAACCCCGAGTTCACCATGATGGAGTTCTACGCGGCCTACTGGAACTACCAGGACCTGATGGACTACACCGAAAAGCTGATCCGCGACGCAGCCATCAAGGCCGTGGGGACTCTTTCGCTGAGCTATGGCGGCAAGCCCGTGGACCTGGCCAAGCCCTTCGAGCGCCTGACCATCCCCGAAGCCATCGTCAAGTACACCGAAGCCGGCGACAACGTGGCCAACCGCGAATGGCTGACCAATGCCCTGAAGAAGCTGGGCATGAAGGAAGACAAGGACAAGCTGTCCACCCGCACCCTGGCCAGCCTGCAGGTGCTGTACTTCGAAGAGGTGGTGGAAGAGAAGCTGTGGAACCCCACCTTCATCATGGAACACCCCACCGAGATCTCGCCACTGGCGCGTGCCAACGACGAGCGTCCCGAAGTGACCGAGCGCTTCGAGCTCTACATCACCGGCCGCGAATTCGGCAACGGTTTCTCCGAGCTCAATGACGCCGAAGACCAGGCCGCCCGCTTCAATGCCCAGGTGGAAGCCAAGGACGGCGGCGACGACGAAGCCATGTACTTCGACCACGACTTTGTGCGCGCACTCGAGTACGGCATGCCCCCCACCGGCGGCTGCGGCATCGGTATCGACCGCTTCATGATGCTGCTGACCGACAGCGCCAGCATCCGCGACGTGATTCTGTTCCCTGCCCTGCGCCGCGAACAGTAA
- a CDS encoding LON peptidase substrate-binding domain-containing protein — protein MTDTQSLHSLPLFPLNTVLFPEGLLSLQVFEVRYLDMIRKCQHADAPFGVVALQSGQEVRKAGAQTERLHSEGVLAHIARLDSPQPGLLHLQCKGIQRFHIQRCWQLPHGLWVADVAMLPDDPKVTVPKHLLSTSYALAQALLNLQAHDPDHAQLPTPTQMHDCAWVANRWAEMLPLPVRVKQQLMTLDAPLLRLELIADVLEQSGITGSGPQEEA, from the coding sequence ATGACCGATACGCAAAGTCTTCATTCCCTGCCCCTGTTCCCGCTGAACACGGTGCTGTTTCCCGAAGGCCTGCTGAGCCTGCAGGTCTTCGAGGTGCGTTATCTGGACATGATCCGCAAATGCCAGCATGCCGACGCCCCTTTCGGCGTGGTTGCGCTGCAGTCGGGACAGGAGGTACGCAAGGCCGGCGCCCAGACCGAGCGCCTGCACTCGGAGGGCGTGCTGGCCCATATCGCCCGGCTCGACTCCCCCCAGCCCGGACTGCTACACCTGCAATGCAAGGGCATCCAGCGCTTTCATATCCAGCGCTGCTGGCAGTTGCCGCATGGCCTGTGGGTAGCCGATGTCGCCATGCTGCCCGACGACCCCAAGGTCACTGTTCCCAAGCATTTGCTCAGCACCTCCTATGCACTGGCTCAGGCCTTGCTGAACCTGCAGGCCCACGACCCCGACCACGCGCAACTGCCCACTCCGACGCAGATGCACGACTGCGCCTGGGTTGCCAATCGCTGGGCCGAGATGCTGCCCCTGCCGGTGCGGGTCAAGCAGCAGCTCATGACATTGGATGCCCCGCTGCTGCGACTGGAGCTGATTGCCGATGTGCTGGAGCAAAGCGGCATTACCGGATCAGGCCCGCAGGAGGAAGCCTGA
- a CDS encoding YggT family protein, which produces MLFEIVLFLLDVVVGLITGACLLRMYMQAQRVPFGNPVGQLVFALSDWIVMPLRKIVPAKGRWDKSSLIAALLLQLAQVLLIWLLLGAKGSVLALPWLAFCGLVKVILSGMMGILLIYAILSWVQPYSPIYGVLQRLAEPLVAPIRKVVPLIGNVDFSALIALIGLQVLLMVLNYVQAGGLSMIAGVR; this is translated from the coding sequence ATGCTGTTTGAAATCGTTCTGTTCCTGCTGGATGTCGTCGTCGGCTTGATCACCGGCGCCTGTCTGCTGCGCATGTATATGCAGGCGCAGCGCGTGCCGTTCGGCAACCCCGTGGGGCAGCTGGTCTTTGCGCTGAGCGACTGGATCGTCATGCCGCTGCGCAAGATCGTGCCCGCCAAGGGCCGCTGGGACAAATCCAGCCTGATTGCTGCCCTGCTGCTGCAACTGGCGCAGGTGCTGCTGATCTGGCTGCTGCTGGGTGCCAAGGGCTCGGTGCTGGCGCTGCCCTGGCTGGCTTTTTGCGGACTGGTCAAGGTCATCCTGTCCGGCATGATGGGCATCTTGCTGATCTACGCCATCCTGTCCTGGGTTCAGCCCTATTCCCCCATCTACGGCGTGCTGCAGCGTCTGGCGGAGCCGCTGGTGGCACCGATCCGCAAGGTGGTGCCCCTGATAGGCAATGTGGACTTTTCTGCTCTGATTGCCCTGATCGGCCTGCAGGTGCTGCTGATGGTGCTCAACTATGTGCAGGCCGGCGGTCTGTCCATGATTGCAGGTGTGCGCTAA
- the accD gene encoding acetyl-CoA carboxylase, carboxyltransferase subunit beta, whose translation MSWLEKLLPAKIQQTNPTERHQQIPEGLWIKCPSCETVLYKTDLEKNQNVCPTCGHHHRIGARARLNHFLDAEGRYEIAQEVIPVDPLKFKDSRKYPERLKEALENTGETDALIVMGGSVKSINVVVACFEFDFMGGSMGSVVGERFVRGVETAIEQKVPFICFTATGGARMQEGLLSLMQMAKTNAALTRLAKKGLPYISVLTDPTMGGVSAGFAFVGDIVIAEPKALIGFAGPRVIETTVRVKLPEGFQRAEFLQDKGAVDMIVDRRELRDRVSSSLAMLQRLPADAVQ comes from the coding sequence ATGTCCTGGCTTGAAAAACTTCTGCCTGCAAAAATCCAGCAGACCAATCCGACGGAACGCCACCAGCAGATTCCCGAAGGTCTGTGGATCAAGTGCCCCAGCTGCGAAACCGTTCTGTACAAGACCGATCTGGAAAAGAACCAGAACGTCTGCCCGACCTGCGGCCACCACCACCGCATCGGTGCGCGCGCGCGTCTGAACCATTTCCTCGACGCCGAAGGCCGCTATGAAATCGCACAGGAAGTCATTCCTGTCGACCCGCTGAAATTCAAGGACAGCCGAAAGTACCCCGAGCGTCTGAAGGAAGCGCTGGAGAACACTGGCGAGACCGACGCACTGATCGTCATGGGTGGCTCCGTCAAGAGCATCAATGTGGTCGTAGCCTGCTTCGAGTTCGACTTCATGGGCGGCTCCATGGGCTCCGTGGTCGGCGAACGCTTTGTGCGCGGCGTGGAAACCGCCATCGAGCAGAAAGTGCCTTTCATCTGCTTCACTGCCACCGGCGGTGCCCGCATGCAGGAAGGCCTGCTGTCGCTGATGCAAATGGCCAAGACCAATGCAGCACTGACACGTCTGGCCAAGAAGGGCCTGCCCTATATCTCCGTGCTGACCGACCCGACCATGGGCGGTGTGTCCGCCGGCTTCGCCTTCGTGGGCGATATCGTGATCGCCGAACCCAAGGCCCTGATCGGCTTTGCCGGCCCTCGCGTGATCGAAACCACCGTGCGCGTGAAGCTGCCCGAAGGCTTCCAGCGCGCCGAATTCCTGCAGGACAAGGGCGCCGTGGACATGATCGTCGACCGCCGCGAGCTGCGCGATCGCGTCTCCAGCTCTCTGGCCATGCTGCAACGTCTGCCTGCGGACGCCGTGCAATAA